One genomic segment of Arachis duranensis cultivar V14167 chromosome 4, aradu.V14167.gnm2.J7QH, whole genome shotgun sequence includes these proteins:
- the LOC107486839 gene encoding villin-4-like: MPSARGKLIPQSLRVTSNTLKSNPKRSDSEDSMSSGLESLTEEDAKEGEADDDEGLPVYPYGSVNTASSNPVPDNERLICRQQSSKKNLA; the protein is encoded by the exons ATGCCTTCAGCACGGGGAAAGTTGATACCTCAGTCGCTTAGAG TGACTTCCAATACACTCAAATCAAACCCAAAAAGAAGTGATAGTGAGGATTCTATGAGCAGCGGATTAGAATCTCTTACAGAGGAAGATGCAAAAGAAGGTGAAGCTGACGATGATGAAGGACTCCCAGTTTATCCGTATGGTAGCGTTAACACAGCTTCTAGCAATCCAGTACCAGACAACGAGAG GCTTATCTGTCGGCAACAGAGTTCAAAGAAAAACTTGGCATGA